CGGCGAGGATCCCCTCCAGCACCGTGCCCAGGGGCGGCCCGACCTGCCGCTCCATCAGCTTGCGCACGAGGACCTGCTCGATGACCTCCTGCACGTCCTCGTCGCGCAGGACGGTGACGACGCCGCGCGCGGCCGTGGCGAGCTCCGCGGTGACGCGGTCGGCGTTGGCCTCCTGCCCGATCCACGCCCCGACCCGGGAGGAGACCTCGACGCGGGCCAGCTTGTCGCGGACGACGTCCTCGGCGAGGAAGTTCTCGCCGACGAAGTCACCGAGGCTGTCGCCGATCATGTCCTTCTTGGTGGGGATGATCGCCGTGTGCGGGATCGGCAGCCCGAGCGGGCGGCGGAACAGCGCGGTGACCGCGAACCAGTCGGCCAGCGCGCCGACCATCGCGGCCTCCGCGGTGGCGCGGACGTAGGCGATCCAGACCGGGCCGTCGGCCGACTCCCACCAGCGCGACGCCAGGAAGATCACCGTGGCGAGCAGCAGCAGGCCCGTGGCCAGCGACTTCATCTTCCGGAGGTCGCGGGCCTTCGTGGCGGGGTCCATGGACCCGATGCCGAGCCCGACCTCCACCACCGGCCGGGAACGGGGCACGGGTGCCGCCGTTCGGGTGTTCTGCGAGGTCTGCACGAACCCATAGTGCCCGCGTGCGCGAACCCCCGTGTGACCGGACGCGTTCCGGTCGATGCCTCCCGGGGACGTGTTGCCCCCACGACTCCGGGAGGCATCATCGCGCCCGGGCACCGCCTGGTCATGACCGGGGCCGATGGTGATCCACCGGCCCCGGCCAGGTTCGGGGTGCGGCCGCGCCGGGAGGGAGAAGTGCCCCCTCCGGGCGCCGCACCTCGCCGGACGGTCCGGCGGTCCCGGCGCGACCCGACGGGTCGCTGCAGCGGGACCGACCGGTCCGGCTACGCGGCCCCCGTCAGGACCGCATCCCCGCCACGGCGGCAGCGGCGGGCCGCTGGGCGCCCGGATGCCTGTCGTGGTCGGCCCGCCACCGAACACTCTCCGTAGCGGCGGGGACGATCAGCTCGGCCGAGGGCAGCAGGTACCCGGTGAGGGCCGGAGCCACCCGCCAGTGCACCCAGCCGTCGGGGACCTGCGACGGCGGCGCGAGCACGGAGCCGCCCGTCGAGTGCAGCACGACGCCCTCCGCCGCGAGGAGATCGGCGGGCGGAACGGCGCCCGGGGCCATCGGGTACCACCACGACCCGGTGGGCGTCCCGGCCACCGGGACGACGATGTCCACCGCCCGGAGCTGGGCACAGATGCCGCGGCCGACGACGGCGGGCACCTCCAGCACGTCGAGCGTGGTGCCCGTGACGAGGCGCAGCGCAGTGGCCGACTCCTCGATCACCGGCCACCCGTGGACGGTGAACTCCCGCGCCGCCGCGCGCAGCTCCGCACCGTGAACCGTGCGGTAGCTGTCCCAGCCCGGCATGTCTCACTCCCCTTGCCTCGATGTCGTCCTGTGACACTCAACACCAACATCGGCACGCGGAGACGCACCTGGAGTCCCCGAGCGGCGACCGTGCGTGACTTCGGGACGAGTGGAACGGCGCACCGTCGGGCGACGCAGGGCGACCGCGGGGCAGCGGGCGACCGGTCCACGCCGGCGGGCCGACGGCTACTCCGATCGGTCGACGGACCGGTCGCCGTCCGGCCGCCGTCGACCAGCGGCTGCGCCGAGGGCCCGGTGCTTGCCAGGATCACCCCATGTTGATGGTCACCGGAGCAACGGGCTTCCTGGGCAGCGCACTCGTCGAGCTGGCGGTGCGCCGGGGGCTGGAGGTCCGGGCGGCCGTCCGGGACGCCGACCGGGCGCGGGCCCTGCTGCCCGCGGGGGTGGACGTCGTCGTGGCCGCCCTGGACGACCTCGACGGGCTCACCCGCGCCGCGCGGGGCTGCACCGGCGTGCTCCACCTCGCCGGCTCCGTCGGGCACTCGGCGGAGGAGACCCGCCGCGCCAACGTCGACGGCACGCGGACGGCGCTCGCTGCGGCGACGGCCGCAGGGGCGGAGCGGTTCGTCTGCACCAGCAGCAGCGCGGCGATCATCGACGCGGACGGGCTGGTGGCGGAGGAGCCGACGGGCCCGCCCGCGCTGACCGACCCGTACTCGACGAGCAAGGCCGAGGCGGAGCGGATCGTCCTGGGCGCCGACGGGATCGGGGCGATCGTCGTCAACCCCGTCAACATCTACGGGCCGAGTCCGCAGGGACCGCACTCCTACAACGGGCTGTTCCTCGCCGCGGCCCGCGGCGAGGTGCCCGCCGTCGTCGACGCGACGGTGGGCTGGGTGCTCGCCGAGGACGCGGCGCTGGGCCACCTGCTCGCGCTCGAGCACGGCACCCCGGGGCGGCGCTACGTCCTGTGCGGGGGGACCGCGACCTTCGGGCACGTGCTGCACACCTTCGCCGGGCACGTCGGCGGGGGGCGGGTGGAGGTGCTGCCACCCGGGTCGGCGCTCGGGGACGGCGCGGGGACGTTCGCGCGGCGCTCCGAGGTCTACGGGCACTTCCCGCCGGTGCGGGTGGACGACCGGGGCGCCCGCGGACTGGGGTTCGCGCCGCGCGGTGTCGACGAGGGCCTGGCGCTGACCGCGCAGTGGCTCGCCGGTTCCTGACCCCGCAGACGCCGGAGCCGGCGACCCCGAGGGGATCGCCGGCTCCGGAACCTCAGCCCTGGGGACCTCAGATGGGGCGGACCGTGTCGGCCTGCGGGCCCTTGGCGCCCTGGCTCGACTCGAAGTCGACGCGCTGGTTCTCCTCGAGCGTACGGAACCCGTCCGTCTGGATCGCGGAGTAGTGGACGAAGACGTCCGGACCGTTGTCGTCGGTCGCGATGAAGCCGAAGCCCTTTTCGGCGTTGAACCACTTGACGGTGCCCTGCGGCATACCTGATCTCCCACACGTGAAGCGGACCCGGACGGCACTGTGCCGACCGGGGGCTGCGGGGTGGGGCACGGAACGGCGAGCGTGCGACGCCCGTGAAGCCCACCGTCACTTTCCACGGACGCTTCACAACGAGCGAGGAAGACACGACTGCAACCGCGCGGAAACCTATCACGCGGCTCCGGGGCTCCGAGGGCCCCGCGAAGATCGCCACCCGGCCCGCGGACCAGCCCGGATGCCATCACCCACGGTGAGAGGAACGCCCCGACACACCTACGGAAGGTGACGATCTTGATCTTTCGGGGGACGTCGGACAACTCCCACCTCGACGGGTGACCGGGAGCCCGTCCCAGGTCGCCCCACCGGGCAACGGGCGGCGCGTCGGGCGGACCGCGGCGTGTCGCCACCCCGACGGGGTACCCCGATGCGGTGGACGTGCCGCCCGCGGTGACCCAGAGACGCGTCCGGGGCGCCGGCCGCGGGCCGCGCGGCGCCGTCGCACCCTGGCGTCCGAATGGTGCCGCGCGCATCATTCCGCCCGTCACGTCCGTCGAATTCTCGGGGAGGGCTCCTGTGCGGAGTCGGAGATTTGTCCTAGCGATCATCGCCGTATCGGCGAGCGGCGCCCTCGCCGTCATCGGCGCCACCGGCGCGTACGCCGCCACACCGGAGCAGGTGATCCCGGAGGTCCCGGAGCCGCCGACCCCGGTCGGCGGACTGCTCAACGGGCTGCTGGTCACCCTGCAGGACCTGCTGCCCGACGTCCTCGGCGGCACGGTGCCGACCGACACCGCGCTCGTGCCAGTCCCGGGGGGCGTCGCGGCGGTGCCCGCCGCACCCGCCCTGCCCGCCGCGCCCGCCGTGCCCGCACTCCCGGCCGCCGCGCCCGCACTCCCGGCCGCACCCGGCCTGCCTGCCGTCGGGGAGCAGATCCCGGAGCCGCCGGTCCCGACGCCACCGGTGTCCGACCCGTGCGCGGTGGTGCCCGCCGACCCCACCGATCCCTCCGCCGCCGGTCCCGGCCTCGTCCCGCCCGTTCCCGCGGCTCCGGGCGTCCCCGCCGACGTCCCGGCCCTGCCCGCGGACCCCGCGCTCCCGGCGGAGCCGGCGCTGCCCGCCGATCCGGCCCTGCCCGCCGATCCGGCGGCGGTCGACCCCGCGGCGATCGACCCGTCCGTGATCGACCCGGCCACCGGGCTCCCGGTCGGCTGCCCGCCGGTCGGCGACCTGCCGGCCGACGTGCCGGCGCTGCCGGACCCGGCCGCCGGCCTGCCCGCGGTGCCGGAGCCCGCCCTGCCCGAACCGGCCCTGCCCGATCCCGCCCTGCCCGATCCCGCCCTGCCCGGACCCGCGGTCCCGGACCCGGCCCTGCCCGCCCCGGCGCTCCCGGCCGCCCCGGCCGGGCTGCCCGCGCCGACGGGCTGACCGCAGGGCCCTGAAGAATTGCGCCGGCCGGCCCCTTTCCCGGCCGGCCGGCGCAATTCAGGAATGGTCGGGCGACGCCGTCAGGAATCGGGGGCGAGCGGCCCGGTGAGGCCGCTGTCGAGCGCCCGGAACACCCGGTCGAGCAGATCCCGCAACTCACCGTCGCCGTGGCCGAGCCACCGCTCGTACGCGGCGAGCGCGACACCGAGGCTCGCGTGGCCGACCGCCTGGGGCACGAGGTCGTCGCTGGACATCCCGAGCCGCCCCGCCACGTAGTCGGCGACGACCCGGCGCCAGGCCGCGTAGCGCAGCGTCGAGTGGGCCTGCAGGGCGGGTGTGTCGAGGATCAGGCGCAGCCGGCTGCGGTGCCAGTGCTGCTCCTCCACGGGCACCTCGTTGAAGTCGAGCACCGCGGCCCGCACCCCGTCCATCACGGGCAGGTCGGGCGGCAGCGCGGCGAAGGTGGCCCGCATCCGGTCGAGCTGCTCGTCGAACGCGCCCCACGGGATGTCGTTCTTGGAGGCGTAGTAGCGGAAGACGGTGCGGCGGCCGATCCCGGCCGCGGCGGCGATGTCGTCGACGGTGGTGGTGTCGAAGCCGCGACGGGTGAACATGTCGAGCGCGATGTGCTCGATCTCGACGCGGGACGTGACGGGGCGCCGACCGGCCCGACGGGATCCGGCCGCGGCTTCCCCGGTGTGCGTGGACATCGGCCCTTCCTCGGGCGCTCCGTGCTCGGCACCCACCCAGATCGTGCCACGGCCGGCCGATCAGGACCCGTGCACGGGGCTCCTCGACGCCGATCCGCCCGGCTCGTCGACGGCGTGCAGCCCGTGCCGCACCAGGTTGCGTCCCGCGGCCTTCGCCGCGTACAGCGCGGCGTCGGCCACCTCGAGCAGCCGGTCGAGGTCGGCGCCGTCGGCCGGGTAGGTGGACACGCCGACCGACACCGACACGTCGTCGATGACCGTGGACCCGCCCGACACCGCGACCTCGGTGCGCAGCTCGCCGATCCGGCGGCGGATCCGGTCGGCCACCGCGCCCGCGCTCGTGTGCAGGTCGTCCACGTCGGCCGCGGCGAGCAGCACGACGAACTCCTCGCCGCCGAAGCGCCCGACGAGGTCGTGGTCGCGGACCTCGGCGCGCAGCGCGGCGCCGATGCCGGAGAGCACCTGGTCGCCCGCGAGGTGGCCGTAGCGGTCGTTGACGACCTTGAAGTGGTCGATGTCGATGAGCAGGACGGCGACGGTGCCACCGGAGTTGCGGGCCGCACGCAGCGCCAGGTCGGCCTGCAGCCGCCAGGACGCCGCGTTGAGCAGACCGGTCTTCGCGTCGGTGCTGGCCGCCTCCTCCAGCTGACGGACCAGGACGGTGCGGTGCAGCACGACCAGCGGCGGCAGCACCAGCACCGCCAGCGCGACCCCGAACGCCGAGACGGCCGCCGCGACCACCGCGCCCAGCGTGAGGGTGGTGAGCTCGAGCAGGAGCTCGTCGCGGTGCCCGACCGCCCGGCGCCAGGACGTGCCCGATCCGCTCATCCGGATCGCGACGACGACGAGGACCAGGTTGACCAGGCCGTAGGTCAGGACCGCGAGGGCGACGAGGACCAGGCCGACCGCCGAGCGGAACGGGTCGGCCCCGCCGCCCAGCCCGGCGACGGACGCCGCGGCGTGCACGGCGAGGACCACCGTGGCCGTGCTGAACACGACCCGGTGCACCGGGAACCCCGACGGGCGCCAGGCCCGCAGGTACAGGTGCAGGTAGACGAGCAGGACCACGGCGGTGGCCAGGCAGCCGGGGAGGAGCAGCGCGGCCGCGAACGTCCACACCGAGCTGAGGTCGAGGTGCGGGGTCTGGTCGACGCGCCGGCGCATCCGCTCGACGCCCAGCGCCGACTCGGTGTGCACCATGCCGAGGAGCGCGAGGACCGCGACCGTCCAGAGCCCGGTGGCGGTGACGTCCGGCGGGGAGACGACACCGTCGACCACGACGACGAGGACCGCGAGGATCTCCACCGACACCAGGACGGCGACGAGCCGGCGCGGTACGGACCGGATGGCCCACCTCGCCGACCCGATCGACCGATCCGGTGACGGTGGCATGCCCCGTGCTCCCCCTCGTCCACGAACGGGGCACGGTAAGGCGCCCCTTACGGGTGATGGTAGCGGCCGGCGCGTGATGTCGTCAGCCGTCAGTCAAAGCGGTAGTCGAAGTCATCGTCCTCCACGTCGTCGCCCGAGGAGTCGTCGCGGTCGCCGTCGTCGTCGTCCTCGTCGAGGACGGCCGGGTCGGTCCGCTCGTCGAAGACCCCGTCGCCGTCGTCGAGGTGGAGCACGGCGGTGAGGTCGTCGTCGTCACCGGTGGCGGGGACGGGCTCGGTGAGGGTGACCGTGACGGGGCCCGCCTGACCGGGCTGCACCGGGGCGGAGCCGAGGACGCGGCCGTCGGAGTCGTCGTCGGTGCGGATCACGACCCAGCCGGGACCCGCGGTGACCCGGGCCTCCCGGACGACGACCGTGCGGCCGTCGCCGGACTGGTCGTCGGCGTCGACGGTCGCGCCGGGGTCGGCCACCGGGGCCACGCCGCGGGCGGTGGTCGCGGGGGCCGGCGCGGTGGTGGCCGGGGCGACCTGGGGTGCGGCCACAGGGGCGACCGGGGTCTCGGCGGCACCGGATCCGCACCCGGCGAGGAGCGCGGTACCGGCGGCGAGGGCGAGGAGCGTCGTCTTCTTCATGGCACCGAGTCCACCGTCCGGGTGTGAGACCCCGCTGAGCTGATTCTGAGACGGGTCTCATCTGGCACCCTCACCGATCCGACCGGTCCACCCCCACGCCCGACCGCGCGGTGGTGGCGTCGACGACGACATCGCGTACGTCCCGCCGTGGGGTCCGACCCGGCGCGGGTCGCCCGCGCACGGCGCACTGCTCGCCCGGCGCTGCCCGGGTGCCGAGCTGCGGCTCCGCGTCGGTGCGGCCCCTGTCTCGGCGCTCGGGAGCGCCGCGCGGGAGCTGGAGCGGCTGCGGGCCGCCTAGCTGTCCCACCGACGGAGGTTGGTGACGCGGGGGCGGACACGCAGGATCGATGATCTTGCGTAAGGGAGGACCTCCAGGCGGAGTGTGGAGCTGCTGAAGGCGACCACACCACCGGCTCTGGAGGTCCTCGTGCCGCACCGTAATGCCCCGCTGACCGTCGAGGGCAGACGACGGTTGTGCGAGCGTGTCGACCGGGCCGGGCCCGCGCGCATGTCGCGGCCGAGGCCGGGATCTCCCGTCAGTGCCCCTCGACCTGGCACCGCCGGTGGCAGGTGCAGGGCGAGGACGGTCTGATCGACCGGTCCAGTCGTCCGCACCGCTCCCCGAACCGGACCCCCGCTGCGGTCGAGGCCCGGATCGAGCAGATCCGCCGCGACCGCAAACTCGGACCCGAGCGGATCGCCCACGAACTGCGCCGCACCGACGCCACGGTGATCTCGCCGTCCGGGGTGCACCGGGTCCTGGTCCGGCTCGGGATCAGCCGGCTCCGTGACCTCGATCCGCCGACCGGGCAACAACTACGCCATGCCGATCCGGCCACCACGGTGGCAGGTCCGAACCGGTGGCGCCGCTACGAACGCGCCCGCCCCGGCGAGCTGGTCCACATCGATGTGAAGAAGCTCGGCCGGATCCGGGACGGTGGCGGGTGGTGGGCCCACGGCCGCGACAGCGCCCAGTCACGGGCCGCCCGGACCGGGCCGCGGGTGGGTTACGACTACGTCCACGTCGCGGTCGATGACCACTCCCGCCTGGCCTACGTCGAAGTCCTCGACAGCGAGAACGCCACAGCCTGCACCGGGTTCCTGCGCCGGGCCGCGGCGTTCTACGCCGGTTACGGGATCACCGTGGAACGGGTGATGACCGACAACGCCATGGCCTACCGCCGCAGCCGCGACTTCGCCGCAGCCCTGGCCGAGCTCGGCGCGACCCACAAACTGATCAAACCCCGCTGTCCATGGACCAACGGCAAAGCCGAACGGTTCAACCGCACCCTGGCCCTGGAATGGGCCTACGCCGCGGTCTATGACTCCAGCACCGCGCGTGTCGCCTCGCTCCCGGCCTGGCTCCACGGCTACAACCATCACCGGCCCCACACCGCGCTCGGTGGACACCCACCCGCCCACCGCGTCAACAACCTCTGTCCCGGGGACACCTAGCCGACCTTCGCCGCCTCGCGCATGCGGTCCAGCACCGCGTCCTGCTCCGGCGTGGTCGGGCGACCGGCCGCCGGCGAGGCCCCGCCCTTGTCCCGGTTCATCAGGAGCGGGATGTCGGGCTGGCCGTCCTCGGAGACCCGGGCCGTGGACCACCGCGAGAAGACGCGGTCCTCCACGTCCTGGGCGTCGATGACGGACAGCCGCTCGTGGCGCTTGTCCTTCTCGATGTGGTCGTAGAGCGCGCGGACGGCCGACTCCTCACCCTCAAGGGTCTGGACGAACCAGTCGCCGTCGATCAGCAGCGCACCGGTGATGTCGGCCTTCTTGTTCTGCGACCGGGCGACGCTGAAGATCGCTCCCAGCTCGCTCTTCAGCTGGTCGGCCGGGATGCGGTTGTGACTGCGGTAGATCAGGCGGAACGGCAATTCACGTCTCCTTCGACGCCCGGCTCGCATGTGGGTCGGATCACATGCGTGCACGAGCATCGGGGACGGGGTCGACCCCCGGAGTCTCAGTTTGCGACTGCTCCGACCCCTGCCGTCCGGGCGCCGGATCAGGGCGCGAGGTGCTGGACGAACCAGTCCCTCGCGGCCGGGCCGGACGCGTCGAACCCGTCGACGTAGGCGTCGAAGTGCCCGCCGGGCAGGATCTGCAGCCGCTTCGGCTCGCGGGCCCTCTCGTAGGCGGCGATCGCCAGGTCGGTCGGGGTGAGCACGTCGTTCTGCGCGGGCATCAGCAGCAGCGGCGTCGGGCTGATGTAGGGCACGTAGCTGATCGGCTCGTACTCGGTGAACATCTCGACGCTGCGCAGGGTCACCTCGTTGCGCCAGGACGGCGCGCGCAGCTCGTGGGTGTCGGTGAACCAGGTGTAGGAGTCCGGGGTGGGCAGGGCCGAGGGGGCCAGCGGGTCCTTGTCGACGACCGGCACCATGCCGGGCTCCGCGCCCCCGTGGCGGGCGAGGCGGTCGGCGTCGAACAGGGCGCGGAAGCCGTCGATGAAGTCCGCCCGGACCAGCGCCCGGAAGTTGTCGTGCCCGGACACCAGCGGCACCTGCGCGACCACGGCCTTCACCCGGCGGTCGATGGCCGCGACCACGAGCACGTGACCGCCGGAGTACGACGAGCCCCAGACCCCGATCCGGTCCCCGTCGACCTCGGGCAGGGTGAGCGCGTGGGTGATGGCGTGCCGGTAGTCGCGGACCTGCGCCCACGGGTCGATCTCCTGGCGCGGCTCGCCGTCGCTGGCCCCGAAGTTGCGGTTGTCGAACACGAGGGCGTTCAGCCCGGCGGCGGCGAACGTCTCCGCGTACCGGTCCAGGTACATCTCCTTGACCGCGGAGAACCCGTGCGCCATGACGACGGTCGGCGCCGCCCCCGAGGCACCCTCCGCCCCGTAGAACCAGCCGCGCAGGGTCACGCCCTCGGCGTCGAACTCCACGTCCCGTCGGGCCATCGTCGGTCTCCTTCGTGAGAGGGGTGCACGACGCGGAGGAGGTCTCGACTCAGCCCCGGGCCGCTGTGACCCCAGTCTCACCCGGGCGGGACCGGGCTCCTTGCACCTGCACGACAGGAACTTGGACGGAGCCGCCAACCGTGCGCGCCGCCGAGCGGTACTCCCGCGGCGAGGAGCCGTAGTGCGCCTTGAAGCTGCGGGTGAAGTGGCTGGGGTCGGAGAAGCCCCAGCGGTGGGCGATCGCCGAGACCGGCAGGTCCGAGTCCGTCAGGTCCTCGCGGGCCCGCGCGAGCCGGCGCACCCGGATCACCTCGCCGACGGTCTGCCCGGTGGCGTTGAAGATCCTGTTGACGGTGCGCACCGAGACGCCGTGCGCGGCCGCGACGGCGGTGGGGGTGACGGTGCCGTCGAGCAGGTGGCGCTCGATGTAGCGGTCCATGGCCGCCCGCAGCGCCGGTTGCGCCGCGCTCGTCGACGGCACGTCGCCGTCGACCCGCAGGGCACCGGTCAGCAGTTCCAGCGTCGCGTTCCGGGCCGCGGCGACCGCGGGCGTGCCGAGCGCGGGCAGTGCCGTGCTCAGGGCGTCGAGGTAGGAGACGAGCAGCCGGGTGGCCGGCGCGTCGCCGTCGAGCATCACCCCGGCCGCGGTCCGGGCCCGCCCGCCGACCTCGTCCAGCGCGGCGCGCGGGATGAGCAGGCTGCGCTTGGCCAGCGGCTCCCACACCGCGAACCGCGCCGCCGTGGTGCTGTCCCACACCACCGCGTCGCCGGGCCGCAGCTCCGCCTCGGCGTCGCCCTGGCTGACGGTCTCCCGCCCGGCCCGGGTCATCAGGACGACGACGAACTCGCCGTCGGTGTCGCCGATCTGGCGGCGCTGCCGCGTCCCGGAGCACGGGCCGCACTCGCAGTCGACCAGGGCCAGGTCGTCGATCCACCACCGGCGGACCCACGCCTCGAAGGGCGGTCCGTCGTGGTCCGGGTCGATGCGCACCGACCAGGGCAGGTGCGTCGCGGACAGCATCCGCTCCCACTCGCCCGGCT
This sequence is a window from Pseudonocardia petroleophila. Protein-coding genes within it:
- a CDS encoding cold-shock protein, whose amino-acid sequence is MPQGTVKWFNAEKGFGFIATDDNGPDVFVHYSAIQTDGFRTLEENQRVDFESSQGAKGPQADTVRPI
- a CDS encoding DUF7282 domain-containing protein — encoded protein: MKKTTLLALAAGTALLAGCGSGAAETPVAPVAAPQVAPATTAPAPATTARGVAPVADPGATVDADDQSGDGRTVVVREARVTAGPGWVVIRTDDDSDGRVLGSAPVQPGQAGPVTVTLTEPVPATGDDDDLTAVLHLDDGDGVFDERTDPAVLDEDDDDGDRDDSSGDDVEDDDFDYRFD
- a CDS encoding helix-turn-helix domain-containing protein; the protein is MGEPAGEYWSTSTRGEPGEWERMLSATHLPWSVRIDPDHDGPPFEAWVRRWWIDDLALVDCECGPCSGTRQRRQIGDTDGEFVVVLMTRAGRETVSQGDAEAELRPGDAVVWDSTTAARFAVWEPLAKRSLLIPRAALDEVGGRARTAAGVMLDGDAPATRLLVSYLDALSTALPALGTPAVAAARNATLELLTGALRVDGDVPSTSAAQPALRAAMDRYIERHLLDGTVTPTAVAAAHGVSVRTVNRIFNATGQTVGEVIRVRRLARAREDLTDSDLPVSAIAHRWGFSDPSHFTRSFKAHYGSSPREYRSAARTVGGSVQVPVVQVQGARSRPGETGVTAARG
- a CDS encoding bifunctional DNA primase/polymerase, with the protein product MPGWDSYRTVHGAELRAAAREFTVHGWPVIEESATALRLVTGTTLDVLEVPAVVGRGICAQLRAVDIVVPVAGTPTGSWWYPMAPGAVPPADLLAAEGVVLHSTGGSVLAPPSQVPDGWVHWRVAPALTGYLLPSAELIVPAATESVRWRADHDRHPGAQRPAAAAVAGMRS
- a CDS encoding alpha/beta hydrolase, giving the protein MARRDVEFDAEGVTLRGWFYGAEGASGAAPTVVMAHGFSAVKEMYLDRYAETFAAAGLNALVFDNRNFGASDGEPRQEIDPWAQVRDYRHAITHALTLPEVDGDRIGVWGSSYSGGHVLVVAAIDRRVKAVVAQVPLVSGHDNFRALVRADFIDGFRALFDADRLARHGGAEPGMVPVVDKDPLAPSALPTPDSYTWFTDTHELRAPSWRNEVTLRSVEMFTEYEPISYVPYISPTPLLLMPAQNDVLTPTDLAIAAYERAREPKRLQILPGGHFDAYVDGFDASGPAARDWFVQHLAP
- a CDS encoding BLUF domain-containing protein; amino-acid sequence: MPFRLIYRSHNRIPADQLKSELGAIFSVARSQNKKADITGALLIDGDWFVQTLEGEESAVRALYDHIEKDKRHERLSVIDAQDVEDRVFSRWSTARVSEDGQPDIPLLMNRDKGGASPAAGRPTTPEQDAVLDRMREAAKVG
- the mftR gene encoding mycofactocin system transcriptional regulator (MftR, the mycofactocin system transcriptional regulator, is an uncharacterized TetR family DNA-binding transcription factor. Its role is inferred by context. It occurs as part of the biosynthesis locus for mycofactocin, a partially characterized electron carrier derived from the terminal Val-Tyr dipeptide of the precursor peptide MftA, through a radical SAM enzyme-mediated process.), producing the protein MSTHTGEAAAGSRRAGRRPVTSRVEIEHIALDMFTRRGFDTTTVDDIAAAAGIGRRTVFRYYASKNDIPWGAFDEQLDRMRATFAALPPDLPVMDGVRAAVLDFNEVPVEEQHWHRSRLRLILDTPALQAHSTLRYAAWRRVVADYVAGRLGMSSDDLVPQAVGHASLGVALAAYERWLGHGDGELRDLLDRVFRALDSGLTGPLAPDS
- a CDS encoding NAD-dependent epimerase/dehydratase family protein; protein product: MLMVTGATGFLGSALVELAVRRGLEVRAAVRDADRARALLPAGVDVVVAALDDLDGLTRAARGCTGVLHLAGSVGHSAEETRRANVDGTRTALAAATAAGAERFVCTSSSAAIIDADGLVAEEPTGPPALTDPYSTSKAEAERIVLGADGIGAIVVNPVNIYGPSPQGPHSYNGLFLAAARGEVPAVVDATVGWVLAEDAALGHLLALEHGTPGRRYVLCGGTATFGHVLHTFAGHVGGGRVEVLPPGSALGDGAGTFARRSEVYGHFPPVRVDDRGARGLGFAPRGVDEGLALTAQWLAGS
- a CDS encoding GGDEF domain-containing protein, with product MPPSPDRSIGSARWAIRSVPRRLVAVLVSVEILAVLVVVVDGVVSPPDVTATGLWTVAVLALLGMVHTESALGVERMRRRVDQTPHLDLSSVWTFAAALLLPGCLATAVVLLVYLHLYLRAWRPSGFPVHRVVFSTATVVLAVHAAASVAGLGGGADPFRSAVGLVLVALAVLTYGLVNLVLVVVAIRMSGSGTSWRRAVGHRDELLLELTTLTLGAVVAAAVSAFGVALAVLVLPPLVVLHRTVLVRQLEEAASTDAKTGLLNAASWRLQADLALRAARNSGGTVAVLLIDIDHFKVVNDRYGHLAGDQVLSGIGAALRAEVRDHDLVGRFGGEEFVVLLAAADVDDLHTSAGAVADRIRRRIGELRTEVAVSGGSTVIDDVSVSVGVSTYPADGADLDRLLEVADAALYAAKAAGRNLVRHGLHAVDEPGGSASRSPVHGS